From one Exiguobacterium acetylicum DSM 20416 genomic stretch:
- a CDS encoding IS3 family transposase (programmed frameshift): MNRRTFNPDQIRQLEANLHVASVSDRTIQYNGEFKIHAVRENLAGKRPIQIFEESGFDLDMIGKQTPNEALKRWRKTYRIYGEEGLLNERRGKSNLGGRPKKDDSVERRLARAEARIKYLTAENELLKKFRSSRKRGEVPKLTASERYQAINIVLRKQSSSRFVTELCMLAEVSRSGYYAWLARTDSVSLREERDYADYLLLKYVHDRHKGKIGYRGLYMEMLDLIGGPMNHKRILRIMRKFGIVTKIRRQNAYRKIAKATYEHKTVPNHLNRRFDQQEPGKVFVTDITYLRIGSGQTVYLSCVKDIATREIMAHHVSKSLHMELVFHTANKLAERLQGNVHPEAMIHSDQGFHYTHPAYQTRIREMGMLQSMSRRGNCLDNAPMESFFRHLKDYVDYKLASDLDEVCTMVDVYIDYYNSERRQWRLQKMAPV, translated from the exons ATGAACAGACGCACCTTCAATCCAGATCAAATCAGACAACTTGAAGCGAATCTTCACGTAGCCTCTGTATCAGATCGTACGATTCAATACAATGGAGAATTTAAGATTCACGCTGTACGTGAGAATTTAGCTGGTAAGCGACCGATACAAATCTTTGAGGAAAGTGGCTTTGACCTGGACATGATCGGTAAGCAAACGCCGAACGAAGCGTTGAAACGGTGGCGGAAGACATATCGCATTTATGGAGAAGAAGGACTCTTGAATGAGAGACGTGGAAAATCTAATCTTGGAGGTCGACCGAAAAAAGATGATTCCGTCGAACGACGACTTGCGAGAGCTGAAGCACGAATCAAGTACCTCACAGCGGAGAATGAATTACTAAAAAAGT TTAGAAGCTCTCGAAAGAGAGGCGAAGTACCGAAACTAACGGCATCTGAACGCTATCAGGCAATCAATATTGTCTTACGAAAACAATCGTCGAGTCGGTTCGTGACGGAGCTATGTATGCTCGCTGAAGTGAGCCGCAGCGGTTATTACGCCTGGCTCGCACGTACAGATAGTGTGTCCCTTCGGGAAGAACGCGACTATGCGGACTACCTCCTTCTGAAATATGTTCATGATCGTCATAAGGGAAAAATCGGCTATCGTGGTCTTTACATGGAGATGCTTGATCTTATCGGGGGGCCGATGAATCATAAACGTATTTTGCGTATCATGAGGAAGTTTGGAATCGTGACGAAAATCCGTAGACAGAACGCCTACCGTAAAATCGCTAAAGCGACATATGAACATAAGACGGTACCAAATCACTTGAACCGTCGGTTCGATCAGCAGGAGCCTGGTAAAGTATTCGTCACAGACATCACTTATCTCCGTATTGGATCTGGCCAAACGGTTTATCTTTCTTGTGTGAAGGATATCGCCACACGTGAAATTATGGCACATCATGTATCTAAAAGCCTCCATATGGAACTCGTCTTTCATACAGCGAATAAACTCGCAGAACGACTTCAAGGGAATGTACACCCGGAAGCCATGATACATTCCGATCAAGGATTCCATTATACGCATCCTGCTTATCAAACACGCATCCGTGAGATGGGAATGCTTCAATCCATGTCTCGTAGAGGAAACTGTCTGGATAATGCCCCGATGGAATCGTTCTTTAGGCACTTGAAAGATTATGTCGATTATAAATTAGCATCTGACCTCGATGAGGTCTGTACCATGGTCGATGTTTACATTGATTATTACAATAGTGAACGAAGACAATGGAGACTACAAAAGATGGCTCCGGTATAA
- a CDS encoding SDR family NAD(P)-dependent oxidoreductase: MNLKDKVAIVTGAGSGIGRATAICLAAEGVKVIANYSQSEEGALEVVEKIRNDGGVAIPFRADVSIEHEVQDMVTHTFMVFEKIDFLVNNASITYQIPMNELDEVTGEIWDSLFAVNVKGIFHCVKAVVLHMKKQSAGAIINLESVAGGNGIGSSIPYAATKSAIHTMTRSLAISLAPDIRVNCISPGSLAMRWWAGNEERMHGLAGQLPLKRISTLEDITDTFLFQLI; encoded by the coding sequence ATGAATTTGAAGGATAAAGTAGCCATAGTGACAGGAGCTGGATCCGGTATAGGTCGTGCGACAGCGATCTGTTTAGCCGCAGAAGGAGTAAAGGTTATCGCTAATTACAGCCAGTCTGAAGAAGGAGCGCTAGAGGTCGTAGAAAAAATTAGGAACGATGGTGGTGTAGCAATTCCATTTCGAGCAGATGTCTCAATAGAACACGAGGTTCAGGATATGGTCACCCATACCTTCATGGTGTTTGAAAAAATTGATTTTCTGGTGAACAACGCAAGCATCACGTATCAGATTCCTATGAATGAACTGGACGAAGTGACGGGAGAGATATGGGATTCTCTCTTTGCTGTTAACGTAAAGGGCATCTTCCACTGTGTGAAGGCAGTCGTACTACATATGAAAAAACAATCCGCAGGTGCTATCATTAACCTTGAGAGCGTAGCGGGAGGGAACGGTATCGGTTCTTCCATTCCTTATGCAGCCACTAAGTCGGCCATTCATACGATGACACGCTCACTTGCTATCTCACTCGCACCTGACATTCGCGTTAATTGTATCTCTCCGGGATCGCTCGCCATGCGTTGGTGGGCTGGGAATGAGGAACGGATGCATGGTTTAGCGGGTCAACTTCCATTGAAAAGAATTTCTACACTGGAGGATATCACAGATACTTTCTTATTTCAGTTAATATAA
- a CDS encoding DUF3102 domain-containing protein, translating into MKARNKQIHKVRPQDQHPYRSGLTDLSSVVQKLPVSRDLENLAVEIKELAKIQTISVFEIGKRLSIAKSEMHDQQEWRTFLEVVNMSNSLASRYVKAFDTLEPFEEQLQTLPASKVFELMYVDDPEDVVLNGLPVEEGRKSLDSATVREIRAARSTTPKVKVKSFQQPEVTSTVLSTRVPTETSEQIHVLARAKGLSISEYISKMIEETIQRNIIEDQSEIVEGEKEQ; encoded by the coding sequence ATGAAAGCGCGGAATAAACAAATTCATAAAGTAAGACCACAAGACCAACATCCTTATCGGAGTGGATTGACTGATCTGAGTTCTGTCGTTCAGAAGTTACCGGTTTCCCGCGATTTAGAAAATCTCGCAGTCGAGATTAAAGAATTAGCGAAGATTCAAACGATCTCTGTTTTCGAGATTGGTAAGCGCTTGTCGATTGCTAAATCTGAAATGCACGATCAACAAGAATGGCGCACGTTTTTAGAAGTCGTCAACATGTCAAATTCACTTGCCTCCCGATATGTTAAAGCGTTTGACACCCTAGAACCATTTGAAGAACAACTCCAAACGTTACCGGCTTCCAAAGTATTCGAACTGATGTATGTCGATGATCCAGAAGACGTTGTTTTAAATGGTTTACCTGTAGAAGAAGGACGGAAGTCATTAGACAGTGCGACAGTACGAGAAATCCGTGCTGCTCGATCAACGACACCTAAAGTAAAAGTCAAATCGTTTCAACAACCGGAAGTGACATCGACCGTCCTTTCTACACGAGTTCCTACAGAAACATCAGAACAGATTCATGTGTTAGCCCGTGCTAAAGGACTCAGCATTAGTGAATACATTTCAAAGATGATCGAAGAGACAATTCAGCGAAACATTATTGAAGATCAGAGTGAGATCGTGGAAGGAGAGAAGGAACAGTGA
- a CDS encoding pyridoxal-phosphate dependent enzyme, which translates to MVSLLKQDAEIQLQKHEVRVLPFHIGKTPVIQLSQRFSKTNNIYLKLESHNPTGSVKDRAVYAMMEPYLKTGKEESLHFILPSSGNAGISLAYLCSVFQQKCTIFASPDIAPIKIALIKHFGGNVITCDGDVSTEPGGWVYESNRFHEKTTSSILLNQFNNEQNVCVHEQTTAPELENHMIEKEIVLDYLFVGVGSGGTAQGILNFYKKHQKSTRVIGVEPVGGLLHGYYHEYESVYVDHGVEALSDCFVPENLNPTYRFDDVIQYTDQQMRTMQKRLETEEGVLVGEATGFMTSAIQDYIEKYDLKGKNIALIATDDAFRYIDGVRHG; encoded by the coding sequence ATGGTTTCATTATTAAAGCAAGATGCCGAAATTCAGCTTCAAAAACATGAGGTTCGAGTTCTACCTTTTCATATTGGCAAAACGCCAGTTATACAACTCAGTCAGCGCTTTTCAAAAACAAATAACATCTATCTAAAACTGGAGTCACATAACCCTACAGGATCTGTTAAAGATCGAGCTGTCTACGCGATGATGGAGCCATATTTAAAGACAGGAAAGGAAGAATCTTTGCACTTTATTCTTCCATCAAGTGGGAACGCAGGTATTAGTCTGGCTTACTTGTGTTCAGTGTTCCAGCAAAAGTGTACGATTTTTGCTTCACCAGATATCGCTCCCATCAAAATCGCTTTGATCAAGCACTTTGGAGGGAATGTTATTACTTGCGATGGTGACGTGTCGACTGAACCAGGAGGATGGGTATACGAATCTAATCGTTTTCATGAGAAAACTACTTCTAGTATTTTATTAAATCAATTTAATAATGAGCAGAACGTATGCGTTCATGAGCAAACGACCGCGCCAGAACTAGAAAATCATATGATTGAAAAGGAAATCGTTTTAGATTATCTCTTCGTCGGCGTTGGTAGCGGGGGAACTGCACAAGGAATTTTGAACTTTTACAAAAAACATCAAAAATCGACTCGTGTTATCGGTGTCGAGCCAGTCGGCGGACTATTACATGGTTATTACCATGAATATGAATCAGTATATGTTGATCACGGTGTCGAGGCATTAAGTGATTGTTTTGTACCTGAAAACTTGAATCCGACGTATCGTTTCGATGATGTTATTCAATACACGGATCAACAGATGCGTACGATGCAGAAGCGCCTTGAGACGGAAGAGGGTGTGCTCGTAGGAGAGGCTACAGGGTTTATGACGAGTGCCATTCAAGACTATATCGAGAAATATGATCTTAAAGGAAAAAATATTGCTTTGATTGCTACGGACGACGCTTTCCGTTATATCGATGGAGTTCGCCATGGTTGA
- a CDS encoding ParA family protein → MNIMTFYISKGGSGKTTCSLNMGHALGELGYRTLLVDLDPQGSLSKLMLKESDTIQYMTLYDVQAKGLAIEEILFDDEKHNISLLPSNERNARLINLISEQDKIFLLKDLLSPLAHEFDWIILDSVPSINELSKVVLSCADEVVIPFMPKKLVFDQLGSTVRTIRQVKKYYNASLELTGIMPVAIDLGLKGDREYAEAMEQMATTEQLHVLPSVRRAAFIEKAADSGKSVLQYKSKEGMELAQPFRELALLMTGGPKHESAE, encoded by the coding sequence ATGAATATTATGACGTTTTACATATCAAAAGGAGGATCCGGTAAGACAACCTGTTCGCTCAATATGGGTCATGCGCTTGGTGAACTCGGGTATCGGACGCTTCTCGTTGACTTAGATCCGCAGGGATCATTAAGTAAGTTAATGCTGAAAGAGTCGGACACGATTCAATACATGACGCTGTACGACGTCCAAGCAAAAGGATTAGCGATTGAAGAGATCTTATTTGATGATGAAAAACACAACATTAGTCTTCTTCCCTCCAATGAACGAAATGCACGTTTAATCAATTTAATTTCTGAACAAGATAAGATTTTTCTATTAAAAGATTTACTATCTCCTCTTGCCCATGAGTTTGATTGGATCATTCTTGATTCAGTTCCTTCAATCAATGAATTATCGAAAGTAGTTTTATCGTGCGCAGACGAGGTTGTTATTCCATTCATGCCGAAAAAGCTCGTTTTTGATCAGTTAGGAAGTACGGTTCGAACGATTCGACAAGTGAAGAAGTACTATAATGCTTCGCTAGAGCTAACAGGCATTATGCCAGTCGCAATTGATCTTGGTTTAAAAGGGGATCGCGAATACGCAGAGGCGATGGAGCAGATGGCAACAACAGAACAATTACATGTGCTGCCTTCTGTACGACGTGCTGCTTTTATTGAGAAGGCAGCAGATAGCGGAAAGAGTGTTTTACAGTACAAGTCGAAAGAAGGCATGGAACTGGCACAGCCGTTTCGTGAGCTAGCACTTTTGATGACAGGAGGTCCGAAACATGAAAGCGCGGAATAA
- a CDS encoding helix-turn-helix domain-containing protein, giving the protein MIGQKIKEARLEMGLSQRQLAGDDISRAYISILEKGAATPSDKVLHVIATRLGKPVDFFLGSVDEEMQEVAYALLERARHQMNSEQYDLAKGLLDRVHAATQNEQVLLDSYDLYIDILLIQEDFSTCNEFGVSVEHAFKTCEDKARVISYYMRLGKANFKNENYPLAHHHYLQAIHHSTSLKRLYEERIQCFIYLGTINVRLGKYQDAKTYYETALSEASLTSHYASIADAHLGLGRVYHLSADNVSAILHTQKAVEYYGQAGDEDYATYAKNNLIVMKNENLKEIIIELQKYLETYERQQNVMKQANILEELTTLMLQLHRFDEAKVYCLKGLRLLDQQENALLAAKFYRAAGVIHHAYDEVDYAYLMLRSSRDLFVRLASQTEVDITRQLLQFVDQENLVDRYVALIR; this is encoded by the coding sequence ATGATTGGTCAAAAAATTAAGGAGGCTCGTCTTGAAATGGGACTATCCCAACGCCAATTGGCAGGCGACGATATTTCAAGAGCCTATATCAGTATCCTTGAAAAAGGAGCTGCTACACCATCCGATAAAGTACTTCATGTTATTGCGACTCGTCTTGGAAAACCAGTAGATTTCTTTTTAGGTAGCGTAGATGAAGAAATGCAAGAAGTCGCCTATGCCTTGTTGGAACGAGCACGACATCAGATGAACAGCGAACAATATGACTTGGCAAAAGGACTACTTGATCGAGTTCATGCAGCCACACAAAATGAACAGGTATTGCTCGATTCTTATGATTTATACATCGATATTTTACTCATCCAAGAAGATTTTTCAACCTGTAATGAGTTTGGAGTGTCTGTCGAACATGCTTTTAAAACGTGTGAAGATAAAGCGCGTGTCATCTCTTACTACATGCGATTGGGAAAGGCAAATTTTAAAAATGAGAATTATCCTCTCGCCCATCATCATTATCTTCAAGCCATCCATCATAGTACTTCATTAAAGCGTTTATATGAGGAGCGTATCCAGTGCTTCATCTATCTTGGAACCATCAATGTCCGACTAGGAAAATACCAGGATGCAAAAACGTATTATGAAACAGCTTTAAGCGAAGCTTCTCTCACTTCTCATTATGCAAGTATCGCTGATGCTCATTTGGGTCTTGGACGTGTCTATCACCTTAGTGCCGATAACGTATCGGCAATCCTCCATACTCAAAAGGCAGTTGAATATTATGGTCAAGCAGGTGATGAAGATTATGCTACCTATGCAAAGAACAATTTGATTGTAATGAAGAATGAAAACCTAAAAGAAATCATCATCGAACTTCAAAAGTACCTTGAAACTTATGAACGTCAACAAAACGTTATGAAACAAGCAAATATTTTAGAAGAATTAACTACACTTATGCTTCAACTTCATCGATTTGATGAAGCAAAAGTGTATTGTCTGAAAGGTCTTCGCTTATTAGATCAACAAGAAAATGCTTTATTGGCTGCTAAATTTTATCGTGCAGCCGGTGTTATTCATCATGCATATGATGAAGTTGATTATGCCTATTTAATGTTACGATCTAGTCGCGATCTCTTTGTTCGTCTCGCTTCGCAAACTGAAGTTGATATCACACGTCAACTCTTACAATTTGTTGATCAAGAGAACCTTGTAGACCGGTACGTCGCATTAATTCGATAA
- a CDS encoding ParA family protein: MKKIALYNRKGGVGKSTTTINLAHAYARQGLRVLVIDADDQASTTNGLGLTDDYDGKVLLDCLIEEYDPLYAPIEQVIVTCDYELGTIHLVPTRRSASPTGLTSQMGYEYRLIEELARLEDLFDICLIDCPGSTSALNPYARCALVAQDRIVMPVQMQKFSMDAVYTAPEELEEMRHGYKEDIHISAFIPTMVNARSKGDMTTVDELKELGEEVGIPVLTTIPYIVKIQSLQREARPVIDHKSPATDAYLQLAEEVLSL; the protein is encoded by the coding sequence GTGAAAAAAATTGCCTTATATAATCGAAAGGGTGGCGTCGGAAAATCAACGACCACAATTAATCTAGCCCACGCATATGCTCGCCAAGGATTGCGCGTTCTAGTCATTGATGCAGATGACCAAGCATCGACGACAAACGGACTAGGCTTAACCGATGATTACGATGGAAAAGTGCTCCTTGATTGTCTGATTGAAGAATACGATCCGTTGTACGCACCGATTGAACAAGTGATTGTTACCTGTGATTATGAACTAGGAACGATTCACTTAGTACCAACGCGTCGCTCTGCTTCTCCTACCGGACTGACGAGTCAGATGGGATATGAATACCGCTTGATTGAAGAACTAGCGCGACTTGAAGACTTATTTGATATTTGTTTGATTGATTGCCCGGGATCAACGTCCGCTTTAAACCCATACGCTCGTTGTGCTCTTGTTGCGCAAGACCGGATTGTCATGCCGGTACAGATGCAGAAGTTCTCGATGGATGCTGTCTATACAGCTCCAGAAGAATTGGAAGAAATGAGACACGGATACAAGGAAGATATTCATATCTCAGCGTTTATTCCAACAATGGTGAATGCCCGCTCTAAAGGAGATATGACGACTGTAGACGAGTTAAAGGAGTTAGGGGAAGAAGTTGGAATTCCTGTACTAACGACAATCCCATACATTGTAAAAATCCAATCCTTACAACGAGAAGCACGTCCTGTCATTGACCATAAAAGTCCAGCGACAGATGCCTACTTACAGCTAGCAGAGGAGGTACTCTCACTATGA
- a CDS encoding AMP-binding protein, whose translation MYYQLKNRKEDINMTITSLRSPLLETLTKITKQTPMKEVLLTEGATYTLEDIRVRSNAMARQLEKSFMTQQYIPVYTTDNIQSIFSMLACWKAGKVYVPLNPQTPAPKIRQLMSTLHCESIWTDGLPEEYDMPQVIFSKERMEHDVNVTGTDVAYILMTSGSTGEPKKVEVTHTNLDWLLRTLEQIIPFGENDRFLVSTPPAFDVVLHEMLAFLYGQGRVVCFPAYSNIQKIKELPNFVNRYDVTHIALSPSACTQILNRENERIKLSTLRKVLLAGEALGVPLVQKLHTHFPNVDVYNLYGPTETTVYATCLKIDKGTNDEIPIGKVLDGASIVFRDEQGQLNDTTGEILIGGNGVSRGYLGNPSLTEEKFLTIDGARYYATGDHGRKDENDIIFYEGRQDDQVQVNGIRVELGEINAALHSIHPTDTFETLYLANRLVVFSDTHAFTVEDTQILKEELKKRIPSYMIPSMYVTVPEFKITANRKLDRRYLESFIETKELGNLIEKQSNQEIDQLVARISDHYGRPVTPDMNLIHELHLDSLDQLDLLLLLEDHFNVTLVDDFVVMYPTLRQVQTQLSREEEPVKNIIEVDESYWNGIVEDNMLANRARYEQATTELKETFYLQKSYHVDGFRQVLHEVVSIPERCDRTQLQESINTLIARHPMLRSFLTVQEDRLQFSVHEETASFRLLSVPRVTEEQRQNWIDRMKQHYLENLMAYFVHDVSTNRVELFINHHIADQASMNILKQDLSALLQGKTLLPLTIDYWDYIHYIDANRNRAELEIEQVSRAGFSDVTSDVFDVNEGRPVRYLSFQLKRDTPEEYIAYANYIILGALAAGQSRQQMSGSTIVDLRSFDGLDIKGVVGDVHTTIPLCLERGESFETFNEKFDGWYKQFESGINFNHLLYRDYPRVQDMHRTFEHDLDDNLKVSSSFLGAIREQEIPAMLEELKASHAILQNFSTHKLYASIFYTGKQLIIVPLSQPILSEEFITRLGGVIHHENKSK comes from the coding sequence ATGTATTACCAGTTGAAAAACAGAAAAGAGGATATCAATATGACAATCACTTCACTCCGATCACCCCTATTGGAAACATTAACTAAGATCACAAAACAAACTCCAATGAAGGAAGTATTATTGACAGAAGGCGCAACATATACTTTGGAAGATATCCGAGTACGTTCTAATGCGATGGCACGTCAACTTGAGAAATCATTTATGACGCAACAGTATATCCCGGTCTACACGACCGATAACATTCAATCGATATTCAGTATGCTGGCATGTTGGAAAGCAGGGAAAGTATATGTTCCGTTGAATCCACAGACTCCTGCACCGAAAATCCGTCAACTCATGTCCACGCTTCACTGTGAGTCGATCTGGACGGACGGACTACCAGAAGAATATGATATGCCGCAAGTCATTTTTTCTAAAGAACGAATGGAACATGATGTTAACGTGACGGGAACAGATGTTGCATATATTCTAATGACGTCCGGTAGCACTGGCGAACCGAAAAAAGTAGAAGTAACACACACCAATTTGGATTGGTTACTGCGTACGTTAGAACAGATCATCCCTTTTGGGGAGAACGATCGTTTTCTCGTCTCGACGCCACCTGCATTCGATGTAGTCCTCCATGAAATGTTGGCATTCCTGTACGGACAGGGACGAGTCGTTTGTTTCCCGGCCTATTCGAATATCCAAAAGATTAAGGAGTTGCCAAACTTCGTTAACCGTTATGACGTGACGCATATCGCTTTGTCACCATCTGCTTGTACGCAAATCTTGAACCGTGAAAATGAACGCATAAAGCTGTCTACTTTACGTAAAGTACTATTAGCGGGAGAAGCGCTCGGTGTACCACTCGTCCAAAAATTGCATACACATTTTCCAAATGTCGATGTCTATAATCTTTATGGACCGACGGAAACAACCGTTTACGCAACTTGTTTAAAGATTGATAAAGGGACAAATGATGAGATACCAATTGGAAAAGTGCTTGATGGTGCTTCTATTGTATTTCGTGATGAACAAGGACAATTGAACGATACTACTGGGGAGATATTAATTGGAGGAAACGGCGTGAGTCGTGGTTATTTGGGAAATCCATCATTGACCGAAGAAAAATTCTTGACCATCGATGGCGCACGCTATTACGCGACAGGAGATCATGGACGTAAGGATGAAAACGACATCATCTTTTACGAAGGAAGACAAGATGATCAAGTGCAGGTGAACGGAATTCGAGTCGAGCTTGGAGAAATCAACGCGGCACTTCATTCGATTCATCCGACAGATACCTTTGAAACATTATATTTAGCAAATCGACTCGTCGTCTTTAGTGATACACATGCATTCACGGTAGAAGATACGCAAATATTAAAAGAAGAATTGAAGAAACGAATTCCATCGTATATGATTCCGAGCATGTACGTAACCGTACCAGAATTCAAAATAACGGCTAACCGAAAACTAGATCGTCGTTATCTCGAGTCATTCATTGAGACGAAGGAGTTAGGAAATCTCATTGAGAAGCAATCAAATCAAGAGATAGATCAACTTGTAGCGCGTATTTCGGACCACTACGGTCGTCCTGTCACACCTGATATGAACCTCATCCATGAATTACATTTAGACTCGCTGGATCAGCTTGATCTTCTCCTCTTATTAGAGGACCACTTCAATGTAACGCTAGTAGATGATTTTGTAGTGATGTATCCGACGCTTCGTCAAGTTCAGACACAATTGTCGCGAGAAGAAGAACCGGTGAAGAACATCATTGAAGTAGATGAATCCTATTGGAATGGGATCGTCGAAGACAACATGTTGGCGAATCGAGCACGATACGAACAAGCGACAACAGAACTGAAAGAAACATTTTATCTGCAAAAGAGTTATCATGTCGATGGGTTCCGACAGGTGCTGCACGAAGTCGTCTCGATACCTGAAAGATGCGATCGTACACAATTGCAGGAATCAATTAATACTTTAATTGCACGTCATCCCATGTTACGAAGCTTTTTAACGGTACAAGAGGATCGTCTACAATTTTCCGTACATGAAGAAACGGCGTCATTCCGTCTGTTATCTGTTCCAAGAGTTACTGAGGAGCAACGGCAGAACTGGATAGACCGTATGAAACAACACTACTTAGAAAACCTAATGGCATATTTCGTTCATGATGTATCTACGAATCGTGTCGAATTGTTCATCAATCATCATATCGCGGACCAGGCATCGATGAACATCTTAAAGCAAGATCTTTCCGCGTTGCTTCAAGGCAAGACACTGCTTCCTCTAACTATCGATTACTGGGATTACATTCACTACATCGATGCAAATAGAAATCGAGCAGAATTAGAAATCGAGCAAGTGAGTCGTGCTGGATTCTCCGATGTCACAAGTGACGTGTTTGACGTCAATGAAGGTCGACCGGTCCGCTACCTATCGTTCCAGCTTAAGCGAGACACACCAGAAGAATACATCGCTTATGCCAATTACATCATCTTAGGTGCTTTAGCAGCTGGACAATCACGACAACAGATGAGCGGATCGACTATTGTTGACTTACGATCATTTGACGGTCTCGACATTAAGGGAGTCGTTGGAGATGTCCATACTACCATTCCGCTTTGCCTTGAGCGCGGAGAATCATTTGAGACTTTCAACGAGAAGTTTGACGGCTGGTATAAACAGTTCGAGTCTGGAATCAATTTTAATCATCTCTTGTATCGTGATTATCCACGTGTCCAAGACATGCATCGTACGTTTGAACACGATCTGGATGATAATTTGAAAGTTAGCTCGAGCTTTCTTGGTGCGATTCGAGAACAAGAAATTCCGGCAATGCTAGAGGAACTCAAAGCTTCTCACGCTATCCTTCAGAATTTCTCGACTCATAAACTCTATGCATCCATCTTCTATACAGGAAAGCAATTGATCATCGTACCACTCAGCCAACCTATTTTATCGGAAGAATTCATTACTAGACTAGGTGGTGTAATTCATCATGAAAACAAATCGAAATAA
- a CDS encoding protein NO VEIN domain-containing protein, with product MSKVLNREQSGNFAESLVFYKLLSLGYVVKFATKNQRGYDLTIERQNNQINKIEVKHIQYTGSSSSDSFKLSRNQAENKAFDFLILVISDCSKNQRISKINFYVFTYPEINSILDSKNKAYKNSKSSIPRNYTFNLNSKGDSLAGNSLKKHFSHWGKI from the coding sequence GTGAGCAAAGTATTAAACAGGGAACAGAGCGGTAATTTTGCTGAATCATTAGTATTTTACAAGCTATTATCATTAGGGTATGTAGTAAAATTTGCTACCAAAAATCAACGTGGTTATGACTTAACAATTGAAAGACAAAATAATCAAATTAATAAAATCGAAGTAAAGCATATTCAATATACTGGTTCATCAAGCAGTGACAGCTTTAAGTTATCTAGAAACCAAGCAGAAAACAAAGCCTTTGATTTTTTAATTTTAGTCATAAGTGACTGTAGTAAAAATCAACGCATTTCAAAGATAAATTTTTACGTTTTTACTTATCCGGAGATTAATTCAATTCTTGATTCTAAAAATAAAGCATATAAAAATTCAAAATCAAGTATCCCAAGAAACTACACTTTTAACCTGAATAGTAAGGGTGACTCATTAGCGGGTAACTCACTAAAAAAGCACTTTAGTCATTGGGGAAAAATATAA